One stretch of Trichomycterus rosablanca isolate fTriRos1 chromosome 3, fTriRos1.hap1, whole genome shotgun sequence DNA includes these proteins:
- the si:dkeyp-84f3.9 gene encoding oocyte zinc finger protein XlCOF6 gives MQVTTKSLSGFTREKTSKDSKTSKGVNHKRHSSKVKKPRASTKTVKTVSEASTLPVDGKKQYDSTEHKSGIKDRPERDINSYRGRPRKDKQPIRCEFCGRPFNHASAYVIHRRVHTGEKPFSCQVCNRAFAQLSNLRSHMKIHNIHSTPKRLPMQQSDKSQVRTILPNSPASTHESQVSQVSPVSQVNVTPDSTNDSQNKITDSSARSRQPVPCPMCGKIFPYKSVLKIHLRTHSGERPYSCRVCGKAFTQACTVRVHERVHWSIKPYLCAKCGKGFSQIGTLKGHTCDGKKETHATLKEMELAGVVTFRCHLCKKCFGTRDEYDVHIQGHSDNQRYSCDRCGQKYGLRSELDTHLKYCVSMLLAKTESDSQQLEVKLETKGTRSSQTVESSQPENTSPKPTKLTRSSSVESLKQENQSSSEKKSSPEAQKCKKRRSKLASPAVVKSASTYDHQNNLGQLNSFKASYFVALLNRLDQRPDPRKYLCPQCGRLFRHVGRLRAHMLTHTRGKSFTCGHCGKVLESWNKFWYHQRLHKQRRGRFICPKCGQGFRFVSVYKEHLQQHPELNTYTCPFCPLTFSNAVSLKNHQKEWHQSSMPHICDFCSRGFASYVILKRHRVTHCLEKAQVDVPYVVDVQPIMKPYECGKCTASFKTLDLLFSHQLCHSPNGDFRFSLSNGESHGYEQLNNELPHKNIQFNSNSRGKM, from the exons ATGCAAGTAACTACTAAGTCGTTATCTGGTTTTACCCGTGAGAAAACGTCTAAAGACTCTAAGACATCTAAAGGTGTCAATCACAAACGTCATAGTTCTAAGGTTAAAAAGCCAAGAGCATctacaaaaacagtaaagaCAGTAAGTGAAGCTTCAACACTTCCAGTGGATGGGAAGAAGCAATACGATAGCACTGAGCATAAGTCTGGAATCAAAGATCGGCCTGAAAGAGATATTAACTCTTATCGCGGGCGTCCCCGCAAAGATAAGCAACCAATAAGATGTGAGTTCTGTGGGCGCCCATTCAATCATGCCTCGGCTTACGTCATCCATAGACGTGTCCACACGGGCGAGAAGCCATTCAGTTGCCAGGTTTGCAACAGAGCCTTTGCTCAACTCTCCAATCTCAGATCGCATATGAAAATCCATAATATTCACAGCACCCCTAAACGTTTACCCATGCAACAATCTGACAAGTCCCAGGTTAGGACCATACTTCCCAACAGTCCTGCCTCAACACACGAGAGCCAAGTGAGCCAGGTAAGCCCAGTTAGCCAAGTGAATGTGACTCCTGATTCTACAAATGACTCCCAGAATAAAATCACAGATTCATCCGCTAGAAGTAGACAACCTGTTCCATGTCCTATGTGCGGAAAGATCTTTCCCTACAAGTCTGTGCTTAAAATACATCTGCGCACCCACAGTGGAGAGAGGCCATACTCGTGCAGGGTGTGTGGCAAAGCTTTTACTCAGGCATGCACTGTCCGTGTCCATGAAAGAGTCCACTGGTCCATCAAACCATATTTGTGTGCGAAATGTGGAAAGGGGTTTTCTCAGATTGGTACCTTGAAGGGTCATACCTGCGATGGGAAAAAGGAAACCCATGCCACTTTAAAAGAAATGGAACTGGCAGGTGTTGTAACCTTCAGATGTCACCTTTGCAAAAAGTGCTTTGGTACAAGAGATGAGTATGATGTTCACATCCAAGGACATTCTGATAACCAGCGCTATAGCTGTGACCGGTGTGGTCAGAAGTACGGTCTGCGCTCAGAGCTTGATACtcatttaaaatattgtgtttcAATGTTGCTTGCAAAAACTGAGTCTGATAGTCAGCAGTTAGAGGTCAAATTGGAAACCAAAGGCACTAGGTCTTCTCAAACTGTTGAAAGCTCACAGCCTGAAAATACATCACCTAAACCCACTAAGTTGACCAGATCCAGCTCGGTTGAATCTTTAAAGCAGGAAAATCAGAGTTCATCAGAGAAAAAGTCATCGCCTGAggcacaaaaatgtaaaaaacggCGTTCTAAACTAGCGTCTCCTGCAGTGGTCAAGTCTGCTTCTACTTATGACCATCAAAATAACCTTGGACAACTTAATTCCTTTAAAGCAAGTTACTTTGTAGCTCTGTTAAATCGTTTAGACCAGAGGCCTGATCCAAGGAAATACTTGTGTCCACAATGTGGGCGTTTGTTCAGGCACGTAGGGAGGCTAAGAGCCCACATGCTTACTCATACCCGGGGTAAAAGCTTCACCTGTGGCCACTGTGGAAAGGTCTTGGAAAGCTGGAATAAATTCTGGTATCATCAGCGCTTACATAAACAAAGACGAGGCCGCTTTATCTGTCCGAAATGTGGTCAAGGTTTTCGCTTTGTGAGCGTCTACAAGGAACACTTGCAGCAACATCCAGAGCTTAATACTTATACCTGCCCCTTCTGTCCTCTAACCTTTTCCAATGCTGTAAGTCTGAAGAACCACCAAAAGGAATGGCATCAGTCCAGCATGCCCCATATATGTGATTTCTGCAGCAGAGGTTTTGCCAGTTATGTAATCCTAAAGCGTCATCGAGTCACACACTGTTTAGAAAAGGCACAGGTGGACGTGCCTTATGTAGTTGATGTGCAGCCCATAATGAAGCCTTATGAGTGCGGTAAATGCACTGCCAGTTTTAAAACCTTGGATTTGCTGTTTAGTCATCAGCTCTGCCACTCACCTAATGGGGACTTCAGGTTTAGCTTGAGCAATGGAGAAAGTCATGGATATGAACAGCTAAATAATGAACTACctcacaaaaacatccagtttAATTCGAACTCTC GTGGAAAGatgtag
- the prss1 gene encoding trypsin-1 isoform X2 — protein MVTLPIDEDDKIVGGYECQKNGLPYQVSLNAGYHFCGGSLISNLWVVSAAHCYKSRIEVRLGEHNIAVSEGTEQFISSATVIRHPSYSSSNLNNDIMLIKLSRAASLNSYVKTVALPSSCASSGTTCLISGWGNTLSSGTYYPDRLMCLNAPILSDTTCKNAYPGQITSNMFCAGFMEGGKDSCQGDSGGPVVCNGQLQGIVSWGYGCAQRNKPGVYAKVCNYTSWIRDTMSRN, from the exons TCACTCTCCCAATTGATGAGGATGACAAGATCGTTGGAGGGTACGAGTGCCAAAAGAATGGTCTTCCCTACCAAGTGTCCCTCAATGCTGGCTACCATTTTTGTGGAGGTTCTTTGATCAGCAACCTGTGGGTCGTCTCTGCTGCTCATTGTTACAAATC ACGTATTGAGGTGCGTCTGGGTGAGCACAACATCGCCGTCAGTGAGGGAACCGAGCAGTTCATCAGCTCTGCTACAGTCATCAGGCACCCTAGttacagcagcagcaacctAAACAATGACATCATGCTCATCAAGCTGAGCCGTGCCGCCAGCCTGAACAGCTATGTGAAAACGGTGGCTTTGCCCAGCAGCTGCGCCTCCTCTGGCACCACCTGCCTCATCTCCGGATGGGGAAACACCCTCAGCAGCGGCA CATACTACCCTGACCGTCTGATGTGCCTGAATGCCCCAATTCTGAGTGACACCACTTGCAAAAATGCTTACCCTGGTCAGATTACTTCCAACATGTTCTGTGCTGGCTTCATGGAGGGAGGCAAAGACTCCTGCCAG GGAGATTCCGGTGGCCCCGTGGTGTGTAATGGTCAGCTGCAGGGCATCGTGTCCTGGGGTTATggctgcgcccagaggaacaaACCTGGTGTCTATGCCAAGGTCTGCAACTACACCAGCTGGATCAGAGACACAATGAGCCGCAACTAG
- the prss1 gene encoding trypsin-1 isoform X1 — MKCIILLSLIAVAFTLPIDEDDKIVGGYECQKNGLPYQVSLNAGYHFCGGSLISNLWVVSAAHCYKSRIEVRLGEHNIAVSEGTEQFISSATVIRHPSYSSSNLNNDIMLIKLSRAASLNSYVKTVALPSSCASSGTTCLISGWGNTLSSGTYYPDRLMCLNAPILSDTTCKNAYPGQITSNMFCAGFMEGGKDSCQGDSGGPVVCNGQLQGIVSWGYGCAQRNKPGVYAKVCNYTSWIRDTMSRN; from the exons ATGAAGTGCATCATTTTACTCTCGCTAATTGCAGTGGCAT TCACTCTCCCAATTGATGAGGATGACAAGATCGTTGGAGGGTACGAGTGCCAAAAGAATGGTCTTCCCTACCAAGTGTCCCTCAATGCTGGCTACCATTTTTGTGGAGGTTCTTTGATCAGCAACCTGTGGGTCGTCTCTGCTGCTCATTGTTACAAATC ACGTATTGAGGTGCGTCTGGGTGAGCACAACATCGCCGTCAGTGAGGGAACCGAGCAGTTCATCAGCTCTGCTACAGTCATCAGGCACCCTAGttacagcagcagcaacctAAACAATGACATCATGCTCATCAAGCTGAGCCGTGCCGCCAGCCTGAACAGCTATGTGAAAACGGTGGCTTTGCCCAGCAGCTGCGCCTCCTCTGGCACCACCTGCCTCATCTCCGGATGGGGAAACACCCTCAGCAGCGGCA CATACTACCCTGACCGTCTGATGTGCCTGAATGCCCCAATTCTGAGTGACACCACTTGCAAAAATGCTTACCCTGGTCAGATTACTTCCAACATGTTCTGTGCTGGCTTCATGGAGGGAGGCAAAGACTCCTGCCAG GGAGATTCCGGTGGCCCCGTGGTGTGTAATGGTCAGCTGCAGGGCATCGTGTCCTGGGGTTATggctgcgcccagaggaacaaACCTGGTGTCTATGCCAAGGTCTGCAACTACACCAGCTGGATCAGAGACACAATGAGCCGCAACTAG